The window GGCAGCCGAGGGGCCCCCCAAGAAGATagccaggagaaggcagggagcCCTGCTCAAGATGATGGGAGGGGAGCTCTGGGCTCTGGAAGGAGGGCCAGGGGTCCATGCCCAGGCCTCCCAGGTTAGGCCGTCTGAAAGACGGGTCAGTCCCCTAGTCCGGCCCCCCTGCCCCAGACCGGCCTCTGCAGGGtgtgctggggtgggtgggggtgtcctGGCCGGTTGCAGCTTGCTTGGGGCCTTGAACAGGTGCTGCTCACTGGGCTTTGGTTTCTGCGTCTGTGAAGTGGGACCTAGGATCAGCTGCTTCAGGATCTCGGTCAGGCTCCCCACAGGCTGCCTCGGTGACGTGCTGCCTCAGTGGTGCTGCTAGTTGATCTGCTATGTCCTTCTCTCTGCACCCAGGACACCCCAATAAGATCCCCGAACAGACAGTTgcataaagaaaaacacacagtgaGCACAGCCCCCCGGCATGTCCTTCGGGCCCCAGTGGGCAGAGCTGTCCAGAGAACAGGGACAGGGCAGCGGCACACACAGGCTGGGGGCTGCTGGGCCCAAGGCGTCCCCCTGCGTCAGCCAGGCCGTGGAGCTCCGCTCAGTGCCACCTGATGACAGGCGCCCATCTGCTCATGGCTCCATGGCCGCCTTGTCCTGGCCTCACTGGCCTGTCCCCTCTGCTCGCAGAGCTTCCATGGGTCTTGTGGCCTGTGTCCTCGTGGTTCCCCTGCGTCCTCCTGACTGCGACTCACCATGACCCAAACTCTCCCAAATGGCTTCTGTCTGGGCTCCTTCCAGCAATAGCGCCTGCAGCTTCAACCTCCTGTCCTAGCAGGTTCAGTCCTGTGTGGAGCCTCTGATGGGCCCAGAGCATTGTTCTGTGGCAGGTGATGTCATAGGTCAAAGGTTGGTCTGAGGATTCATCAGGTGTCAGTTCACTAAGGCCCATGGACACAGGTCTGCGCACAGCTGTTAAGAGCTGACCTTTGAGCAGGCGTGTGGGTGGGGCAGGCACTGTCCTTGGCCTGTGGTGTCCAACGGGGGTCATGTTAGACCTGCTCATGGCACGCGTATATATGCCTACGTATGTGTGCGTCTGCACACCGTACATGATGATGCCtgcctgtgtgtatgtgcagacatgggtgtgcatgtgtgtgtgtgtccgtgctGCACCACTGAGGGGGATGCACTTGGAAGTGGAATGGTGGTCACCGTGTTTGAGAAACAGAAATGAGTTTGTCATCACGCTCCTGCTAACATCCCACAGGAAAAGAAAGTGAAGAGGTtctgtctcctcctcttctttatGATGAAAGCCAGGAAGCAACCTACACGTCTAGCGATAAGCTGATCTCTCAGTGAATCGTGGTGGAGGAGGGACATTTTTTCTCTAAAGTCTCCCTACAGTTATGTTGCTGCGACAGTGAGAGCATCGCGAGGTCACGTGGGAATaggaggaggccagggagagaggtGCCTTGGGGAGTGGACACTGCAGGGCGAATGAGCCTTTCCACAGCGGCCTCCGTCTTTAAGGCTGGGGGTAAATTCCTGTTTGTAGACCTCACTATTCCGAGGGTGGGGCCCCAGTCATGCCCTGCCCGCAGCCCTCCTTTCTTTTTTAGCCACTAACCGGGCCTGTGGATAGGAACGGGCTCTGGAATGAGACCGACCTGGGTGGACCCGGGCTCTGGGACTGAGATCCAGTGTCCGCCCACTGAGCCTGTGTCTGTCCGCGGCGTCGGGAAGCAGTGAGGCCTGCTCTCGGGCAGGGGAGCACCAGCCCCGCCCTGGAGCTGCGCCGATCAGCCGGGTGCCATCCTCCCACAGGAGCATCCCAGGAGGATGCGGGAAGGGAGACTCgggcccaggaggccccagacCGAGGTGGGGGCCGCGTGTGGCTCTGTGACATCACCAACGCTGACCCTGGGGTCACGAGGCCCTCCTCCCACGGTCTCCTTCAGACCCGCTGCCCGGGGCCGGGGCTGGACTTGGACTCCGGTCTTCAGATGAGGGAGCAGGCACGGCCGCCGCCTCAGGTCCTCAGCCTTCAGGCTCCTGggcccgccccggccctggcagAGCTGCTGCGGTGCCCACGGCAGAGCCGCCGCCCTCGGTGAccgccctctctcctctctgtctagGGCACAGCGTGGATCCTGGCCTGGCCGGTCTGCTGGGGCGACGGGCACCGCGCTCCCAACAGCCCTTCATGGTCACGTTTTTCAGGGCGAGCCCCCGCCCCGTCCGGGCCCCTCGGGCGGTGAGGCCCCTGCGGAGGCGGCTGCTGAAGACGACCAACGAGCTGCCGCCGCCCAACAAGCTCCCGGGGATCCTCGGTGAGGCCCGGGCGCCGGGCGCGAGGCTGTAGGCCCAGGACCAGTGGTGGCAGAACCTGCTGGCCCTCACAAGGGGTCAAGCCAGCGGtcaccctccagccccctcctgaCACCCTCCCTTGCCCCGCGCCCCCTGTGGACCGGCCGTGCACTGTCTCTCAGGCCCCCGGctccccaggcccccccccccccacgcctccGTCAGTATCGGGTGCCCTTCCTCGGGCAGCaccgcccctgtgcccacggcTCCCTCAGGCACCTTCGGGTGCACAACTGTTTGGGCGAAGGTCTCCCCGCCAGGCGAGACCCTCAGAATCAGGGGGACGGGCCTCACCCCCTTGTTTGGCCTCAGCATGAGCCACGTGACCTGTGCAGGGATGTGGCAGGACGGGTGGGGTGCGGGCAGGTGTctcaggagggaaggaggagctgCCACCACCCGGTGGCAGAAAGGTCCCCTGGGCTGTTTATGGAGCATCAGGAGGCCCACAGGCTGAGCGGGAGGCTGGGCGGGGCGTGGCTTCCTCTGGAGCCACTGGGAGCCATCGAAGGCTCTTGAGCTGGTCCGACACCAGCAGAGCAGCAGGGTTGGGCTTTGAGGGACCCGATGGCTTGGTTTTCCATCGTTCACTTATCCCACAAACGTGCCCGTGAGGGCGTCCCCGCCTAGGGAGCCCCCGTGGCCgcggcacagagcagggccccaggAAAGACCTCCACGTCTGTCCCGCAGATGGCGCCCACGGCTCCCACGGTCGGCAGGTGTGCCGTCGGCACGAGCTCTATGTCAGCTTCCAGGACCTCGGCTGGCTGGtaatttctcctctcccttctctctgaaatgacgACCCCCCGAAGGTCAGGTGTCTCTCCAGGAGGGGGTAGACTTGGGGGATTTTTTTCctcatattattttcttctgagtTTTCCAAGTTTTCTAAAAGGAGAATGTGTTACTTTGGCTTTTTGGTAAAAACTGTGAAAATGGAGACAGTCTGCCCCCTGAGCCATAAAATGTCGGCTACAAAGGGAGCCTGAGGCCGGGTGGCCGCCTCTGAGCCTTTGCAGTGACGGCAGCTGCAGGAGTGTGGGGCGGGGCAGCGGGAGGACCACGGGCTTGTTCCCAGTCCTGTCTGCTGAGGGTCTTGGGGTGGACGCCAGGcttcggggctggggaggggggcggggaggctgctCAGGACGGGCCGAGGGTGAGTGACGGGTCCCTgcggctgagggagggagggagaggggcagccCTGAATCCTCCTGTGACAGGGGCTAGTGGGAGGGGCCACATGGTGGGACTCACCTTCTCCATTCCCCACCCAGGATTGGGTCATCGCCCCCCAAGGCTACTCAGCCTATTACTGTGAGGGGGAGTGCTCCTTCCCGCTGGACTCCTGCATGAACGCCACCAACCACGCCATCGTGCAGTCCCTGGTCAGTACCCAGCCTGTGCTGCCCGGGCCCGGGGAGGGCCGCCTGGAGGGGAATGGGGCACCTGCTCCGTCTCTCGGAGGTTCTCACGTGGAACCTTGGCTGGTGCACGGCTGGTGCAGGTGTCGTTAAACTCCCACACCCGTGCAGGTGCAGGTCCCTGTGTGGCCAGCTGCGTCTGCAGACTCGCTACTGGTgcgcacactcacatgcacacacacacacacacagaacagacGTCCACCCCACCTGGGCACCTGTGCACTCTGAACACGTGTGCCCGTGTGCACGGGATTGCTCAACCTCAAGTGACACGTGCACACGAGGTGAGAGACAGGCGTGTGTGCTCACCACCCTCCTCACGGCGAGTCGGGAGAGTCACCCATAGCCCTCGTGCACAGGGCTCTCCTCTCCGAAAGGCCAGGTCCCTGAGGCCCGGCTTCTCTCCCGGGTCCCAGGTGGGAAaggccctccccgctccccccactgAGAGCTCATGGCCGGCACACCCAGGCAGTGCTGCCTGGTTCCTGTCACGTGGGCCTTCGAATGCCAAGCCCAGACACCTCATGTGGAGGCTGGAAGTTGGGAGCAGTGGCCCCCTGTCCAGTCTGGCTGACATCCCCGCCGAGGCCTGGGCTTCCCAGTGGCTGCAGAGAGGCTCTGGGCCCCACGCCAGCCCAGTGCCCGGCTGACAGTCCTCCTGGCAGGCTGGCCCAGAGCTGGGGCTCCCGGGACCAGTGGGCATGGGGGAACAGGCACCAGACTGCCGGACAGGCCCCCATCAGAAAGCTTCACCCGGTTCTGCAGCCCCCGTAGGGCTGGGCGGTCTGGGCCCTCGGAGCGGCCCCAACACCCACGGATGGAAGCCCGtgtccttcctctcctgccccagaGCTCGGGCCGCCGGCGTGGGGCCTGACCAGGCGTCCAGTGCTAACTCAGCTCATCCTGCCAAGTCGCAGGTTAAATATTTGTGTGGAGGCCAAAATAGCTCCACAGTCAGGCTCttgatctatttatttatttaattttaatctttattgttgaaggtattacatatgtccccttttccccattgaccacctccagcccgccccaggccttccccaacctattgtctgtgtccatgggttgtgcatatatgcatacaaggtctttggttgataacctaccacccaccaccctcccctgccttccctcgaATCAGCCTCTTTCTTGGTGGGGAAGTGgttcaggcagagggagcaggctCACCACACCTGGTCCGAGTCCTGCCCCAGCACCCGTGGCCTGTGTGCGCTGCTCCTTCATCGCCCAGAGTCAGACTCACCTGAGAAGCTGTGAGGAGGGTGAAAAGTCCTTTGAGAAATGACGGTGTTGAACCCCCAGGGGTGAGCCTGGAATCCGAGGCTTTATCCAGTTGCTCCATGAACACTCTTGGTATCAGCCAGGAGGGGGAGACAGGAAGTGGACACAAGGAAGTGGACAAGGCATGATCAGGGTCATTGCAGAAGCCCAGagaagcctggtcagtgtggctcagaggttgagcgttgacccatgaaccaggaggtcacagtttgattcttggtcagggcacatgcctcggttgagggatcgattcccagtagggggcgtgcaggaggcagctgatcaatgattctcatcattgatgtttctatctctctctccctctcccttcctctttgaaatcaataaaaacatttttttaaaagaagccaagAAGAGGAAAGAGTGGAGGGgggttctggggggtgggggtgcttcaGGGGCCTCAGGCATAGGGACCTGCCACCAGGCACATTGTGTGCTGGGGACCAGCAGGGCCCTCAGGTCTGAGGGGAGTGGGTGTGGCAGGGAGTTGACAGGTGCCCAGGCTGTGTCCTaagggcccgggccagggcaggggtcaagGTGAGCAGATTTTCACACCACACTGCGCTGGCTATGGCTGGAGATGGGAGGGGTCGGGAGGCCAGGCGCTGGGCGGGTCCTGGAGGAGGCCCCAGTGCTCACATtctgcctgctgccccctccccggccAGGTGCACCTGATGAAGCCAGACGCCGTGCCCAAGGCGTGCTGCGCGCCCACCAAGCTGAGCGCCACCTCCGTGCTCTACTATGACAGCAGCAACAACGTCATCCTGCGCAAACACCGCAACATGGTGGTCAAGGCCTGCGGCTGCCACTGAGGCCCCGCTGGCCGCTGCAGCGCCTCCCGCCGGGGTCAGCCCCGCGCCAGAGGCTGAGGCCCTCAAATGCCACCGTAGCTCTGGAGGGGCCGAAGGGAGGGCTCTCATATCTGCCCCCATTCAGCCAGGGTCTGGTCGGTCCTCTCCAGGCCCCTGCGCCCCTTCCCCAGGGTCTGTGGTTTGTCCCACCCCAACCTGTAGGGACGGCCGCACACAGCAGCCATGGTGTCAGCACAAAGGCCTGTCTGAGGACTGCCCTTGGCCCTCGTGGCCCATACTGTGGATGACCCAGGCCAGTCTGAGTGTACAACTGGCTGGTTGGGCCAAGGTTCGGGGTGGGAGCAGGGGTTGCCCCTTCCCAGGACAACATGGGCATTCCCAGGGCCTAGACACGTGCATGTCCTCAGTAGTAAGCACATCAGAGAAAGAACAAGCCAGAGGGCTcaggccctgggcctgccctcctgcctggagAGGCGTGACGCCCAGAGAAGCAAGAGCTCTCAGGGGCTTCCAGTTCCCTCACTGCCCCCAGGTGGGGCTCAGCACTGGACAAAGGTAACCCTTAGCAGAAGCAAGGACAGTGTGTGCAGCGAGCGGCGGTGCTGGCAGACTCGCGGCACAGACCTCACCATTGCCCAGCCTCTCCCCGTGGCCGTCAGCACCCGGGTTCTTTCCCCGCTGACTGTGGACAGGGTCTTAAAAACCTCAACACAAACCTTTCAGAGTTGAGACGAACAGGCTTCCGCTCCTCCCTGCTAAGGAGCAATGCATTCCCCGGAGCAGAGGGCCTAGGCCACCTCTGGCCAGGCAAAGGGCAAGGGTGGCCACCGTCGGTGTCTGCCGGAGTCTAGAAGGTAGGAACAGACTGGTCACCCTGTGTCCTGTTTCTTGGGGCCTGTGAGCCCAAGAAAAGGGCCCTGTCCCAGGGGAGTGACAGGCAGTAATTAGGGTGAGCTGGGTGGGAAGGTTCCCGGAAACCACTGTTCTCCTTGGAGCAGCCGAGGCAGTGGGAGTGTTGATTTGATTTCTGACTTGCGAACCCTGTAATTTACCTGCTGGAGCAGACAGTCCAGCTGCCTGAACCCTGAAATACTGTGTCGTTAATAGCAGATCCTGGGCCCACCCCAACCCACAGGCACGGCCCACAGAGGCAGAACGACCCGACCCGTGTGCCCAAGGACAGGCACCCTGGGATCCACTCTGCACCCTGAGGGCAGGCTCCGGGAGAGcaggtctggggcaggggtggaggctgGGCCGGGCTGCAGCCCCGACCCCTGGTCTGGGAGGTACTCTGGGAGAGATTGCCGAGGAAGAGGCCCTTACCATGTACACAGAGGATAGTCCCAGACTGTCTGGAAGGCAGGGGAGCTCAGGCTGGCAGGGATCGGACCAGGCATTGGCGGGAATGTCAGATCTGTATTCTGGTTCCAACTCAGCCAGCCACTGACCTGCGTGCTGTCTGAACCAGTCCCCTTCCCAATTCAGGCTTGTCTCCCCTCTGTGACATGAGCCCATAGGACTCTTTCATCTCCAAAGGCCTTGGAGCCAGAGGATGCGCCTGCCACCCTCCCCTCATCTCAGAGCCAGGTGCCCAGCGGCCAAGGACATGAAACCTGCACCTACTGAACATCTCCCTCCTTCCAAcaccagggaagggaggggggggggggtctggaaaCTGCCAACATGTCAATATTTGGTCTCTGCTGTGCCTCACACATAACTTGGCACAGTTAAGGGTGCCAGGAAAGTGCGtgaaatgaatgttttaaagATGCAGCCTGCCTCGCCCAGCGGAACAGGAATGAGACACGAATCCCTTCATGCAGTCGAGCTGACAGTACAGCAGCcatggctttcctgtgacttccAGCACCGTCAGCTATCCCGGCGGCCACCATACGGCATCCAATGGAAAAGGCCTCGGGGAAGGGAGACGTCACAGACAGAGCTGGAGAGGTGGCAGCGCTGTTACCAAGGACACCTTGTCGGTTGCCTGGCAGCCCAGGTTACATTTGAGGCTGCGCATCAGAAGCATGAATAAGGGAGGGCGCCTCAGGCCCACAGACAGCCAAGTAAACACTGACACAGGATGCAAAGGACAGGCGAGGGGGCCACTCCGTGCGGGAACGGCTGTTCTCAGCACGCCTCGCAATCGGACGCAGCCCTGGCCGATGCCAGCTTATCAGGCACAGCTCTCGTCCTTCATGTTTGTGGGGAAGTGGGTAATGTGCCCCGAGAAATTCCCTACAATTTCACAGGAAAGGAGGCTGTCACCAGACCTGGCAGCAAATCCCAGCTCGGCCTCTTGTTAATTTGACTACGTTACGTAACCTGCGTTAGCGGTGCCCCCTGTAGAAAGGGTGTTGCTACTGCCCTTGCAAGGCCGTGATGGGGACCAGGCTGTGCACAGCGCACTTGGCACATCTGAGCATGTGTGTGCAGTGAGCAGCATCTATCAGTGgtcttatttcaaaataatttgcaAATGTGGGCCTTGTGCCTGCCTATTCCAACTCACTCTTCCGCGTCTCAGGTCGCCACCTGGACGTGCTGGTGTTTCTCCTCAAAGCTGTGCTCTCCCTAACAATCTAAACttggtaatttttgttttaaactggGTAATCTCTTGGTGTGAGGGGCGGGC is drawn from Myotis daubentonii chromosome 3, mMyoDau2.1, whole genome shotgun sequence and contains these coding sequences:
- the LOC132231276 gene encoding bone morphogenetic protein 8B-like isoform X2 yields the protein MFEVVRERANRESDLFFLDLQTLRAEDEGWLVLDVTAASDHGLLNCSKDLGLRLYVETEDGHSVDPGLAGLLGRRAPRSQQPFMVTFFRASPRPVRAPRAVRPLRRRLLKTTNELPPPNKLPGILDGAHGSHGRQVCRRHELYVSFQDLGWLDWVIAPQGYSAYYCEGECSFPLDSCMNATNHAIVQSLVHLMKPDAVPKACCAPTKLSATSVLYYDSSNNVILRKHRNMVVKACGCH